From Macaca fascicularis isolate 582-1 chromosome 14, T2T-MFA8v1.1, a single genomic window includes:
- the LOC102120008 gene encoding olfactory receptor 1S1, giving the protein MHQGNQTTVTEFILLGLSNQAEHQNLLFVLFLGMYLVTVVGNGLIILAISLDTYLHTPMYLFLANLSFADISSISNSVPKLLVNIHTNSQSISYESCIAQMYFSIVFVVTDNLLLGTMAYDRFVAICHPLNYITLMRPRFCILLTVISWLLSNIIALTHTLLLIQLLFCDHNTLPHFFCDLAPLLKLSCSGTMINELVLFIVGLSVIIFPFALIFFSYVCIIRAVLRISSTQGKWKAFSTCGSHLTVVLLFYGTIVGVYFFPSSTHPEDTDKIGAVLFTVVTPMMNPFIYSLRNKDMKGALRKLINRKLSSL; this is encoded by the coding sequence ATGCATCAAGGAAACCAAACCACCGTCACTGAATTCATTCTCCTAGGACTCTCCAACCAGGCTGAACATCAAAACCTCCTCTTTGTGCTTTTCCTGGGTATGTACCTGGTCACTGTGGTTGGGAATGGGCTCATCATTCTGGCCATCAGCTTGGATACGTACCTTCACACCCCCATGTATCTCTTCCTTGCTAATCTATCCTTTGCTGATATTTCCTCCATTTCCAACTCAGTCCCCAAACTGCTGGTGAATATTCACACCAACAGCCAATCCATCTCTTATGAGAGCTGCATCGCACAGATGTACTTTTCTATTGTGTTTGTCGTCACTGACAATTTGCTCTTGGGGACCATGGCCTACGACCGCTTTGTGGCGATCTGCCACCCTCTGAATTACATAACTCTCATGCGACCCAGGTTCTGCATTTTGCTCACTGTCATCTCGTGGCTCCTGAGTAATATTATAGCTCTGACGCACACCCTTCTGCTCATTCAATTGCTCTTCTGTGACCACAACACCCTCCCACACTTCTTCTGTGACTTGGCCCCTCTTCTCAAACTGTCCTGTTCAGGCACAATGATCAATGAGCTTGTGTTGTTTATTGTGGGTTTATCAGTTATCATCTTCCCCTTTGCACTCATCTTCTTCTCCTATGTCTGCATCATCAGAGCTGTCCTGAGAATATCATCCACACAGGGAAAGTGGAAAGCTTTCTCCACTTGTGGCTCTCACCTGACAGTTGTATTACTGTTCTACGGAACCATTGTAGGTGTGTACTTTTTCCCCTCCTCCACTCACCCTGAGGACACTGATAAGATTGGTGCTGTCCTATTCACTGTGGTGACACCAATGATGAACCCCTTCATCTACAGCTTGAGGAATAAGGATATGAAAGGTGCCCTGAGAAAGCTCATCAATAGAAAACTTTCTTCCCTTTGA
- the LOC102120396 gene encoding olfactory receptor 9Q2: MAERNYTVVTEFFLTAFTERLQWRVPLFLVFLSFYLATTLGNTGMILLIRGDRRLHTPMYFFLSHLSLVDVCYASTIIPQMLAVLWENGTTVSQARCAAQFFLFTFFASIDCYLLAIMAYDRYTAVCQPLLYVTIMTEKACWGLVTGAYVAGFFSAFVRTVTAFTLSFCGNNEINFIFCDLPPLLKLSCGDSYAQEVVIIVFAVFVMPVCILVILVSYLFIIVAILHIRSAGGRAKTFSTCASHLTAVALFFGTLIFMYLRDNTGQSSEGDRVVSVLYTVVTPMLNPLIYSLRNKEVKEAVRKALSKSKAS, encoded by the coding sequence ATGGCTGAAAGGAATTACACCGTAGTGACGGAGTTCTTCCTTACTGCATTTACTGAACGTCTCCAGTGGAGGGTTCCTCTCTTCCTCGTATTTTTGAGTTTCTATCTTGCCACTACATTAGGGAACACAGGCATGATCCTTCTGATCCGCGGAGATCGTCGGCTCCACACCCCAATGTACTTCTTCCTCAGCCACCTTTCCTTGGTGGACGTCTGCTACGCGTCCACCATCATCCCTCAGATGCTGGCTGTGCTGTGGGAGAACGGCACAACCGTCTCCCAGGCTCGCTGTGCAGCTCAgttcttcctcttcaccttctttGCCTCCATCGACTGCTACCTCCTGGCCATCATGGCCTATGACCGCTACACGGCCGTGTGCCAGCCCCTGCTTTATGTCACCATCATGACCGAGAAGGCCTGCTGGGGTTTAGTCACTGGGGCTTACGTTGCTGGTTTTTTCAGTGCCTTTGTTCGAACGGTCACAGCCTTCACTCTCTCCTTTTGTGGAAACAATGAAATCAACTTCATTTTCTGTGACCTCCCTCCTCTATTAAAACTCTCCTGTGGGGACAGCTACGCTCAGGAAGTGGTGATTATTGTGTTTGCTGTTTTTGTCATGCCTGTCTGTATCTTGGTGATCTTGGTGTCCTACCTGTTTATCATCGTGGCCATCCTGCACATCCGCTCTGCTGGAGGCCGGGCCAAGACCTTCTCCACCTGCGCCTCCCACCTCACTGCCGTGGCTCTTTTCTTTGGCACCCTCATCTTCATGTACCTGCGAGACAACACAGGCCAGTCCTCTGAGGGAGACCGAGTGGTGTCTGTGCTCTACACCGTGGTGACCCCAATGCTGAATCCCCTTATCTATAGCCTGAGAAACAAGGAGGTAAAAGAGGCCGTTAGGAAAGCCCTGAGCAaatcaaaggcttcttga